From Streptomyces zhihengii, the proteins below share one genomic window:
- a CDS encoding PIG-L deacetylase family protein — protein sequence MSASRSDTETARHELLPELPEDWQRCLAVAAHPDDIEYGTACAVARWTGQGKTVTYLLATRGEAGIDAIEPERAGPLREEEERAGARAVGVGVVEFLDHTDGVIEGGPRLRRDIVRAVRRHRPQVMVSGDFGVRMVGGMTNQADHRVVGLAALDAARDAGNRWVFPELANEGLEPWGGVRLVCFAGAARPTHGVDVTGPPLDAGIASLEAHAEYTRGLGERGFEARPFLTWMARTSGPAIGAEAAILFDVHTLVPDGPPPWV from the coding sequence GCGCTGCCTCGCCGTGGCGGCCCACCCGGACGACATCGAGTACGGCACCGCCTGCGCGGTCGCCCGCTGGACCGGCCAGGGCAAGACCGTCACCTATCTCCTCGCCACCCGCGGCGAAGCCGGTATCGACGCCATCGAGCCCGAGCGTGCCGGTCCGCTGCGCGAGGAGGAGGAACGCGCCGGGGCCCGGGCGGTCGGCGTCGGTGTGGTGGAGTTCCTCGACCACACCGACGGAGTGATCGAGGGCGGCCCGCGGCTGCGCCGGGACATCGTCCGCGCCGTCCGCCGCCACCGGCCCCAGGTCATGGTGTCCGGCGACTTCGGCGTCCGGATGGTCGGCGGGATGACCAACCAGGCCGACCACCGCGTCGTCGGCCTCGCCGCGCTGGACGCCGCACGGGACGCGGGCAACCGGTGGGTCTTCCCCGAGCTCGCGAACGAGGGCCTCGAACCGTGGGGCGGCGTCCGGCTGGTGTGCTTCGCCGGCGCGGCCCGGCCGACCCACGGCGTCGATGTCACCGGCCCGCCGCTGGACGCCGGCATCGCGTCGCTGGAGGCGCACGCCGAGTACACCCGCGGACTCGGCGAACGCGGCTTCGAGGCGCGCCCGTTCCTGACCTGGATGGCGCGCACGAGCGGCCCCGCGATCGGCGCGGAGGCCGCGATCCTCTTCGACGTCCACACCCTCGTCCCGGACGGCCCGCCACCCTGGGTGTGA
- a CDS encoding SCO6745 family protein has translation MWHLLEPLHAVLYYAPQAFDQAAALGFAVDERWPAYFAWRAAPLGEAGAGDVTEAFHSFSPRMVERYVPDAWRTAPPAEVLAARLRAVDQVYRAVLGEGAGSHALAEAAALARRAAAGADTAGRPLAAPNAALPWPEEPHLVLWQAATVLREHRGDGHVTALREAGLDPVESLVSFASVGAAPAETFASRGWTDAEWSAAAERLVVRGLMDADGAATDAGRALRSRIEQRTDASAAAPWAVLGPDGTARLAELLGDPWVAVLGTGLLPATNTLGIGRI, from the coding sequence ATGTGGCACCTGCTCGAACCGCTGCACGCCGTCCTGTACTACGCGCCGCAGGCGTTCGACCAGGCGGCGGCGCTCGGCTTCGCGGTCGACGAGCGCTGGCCCGCCTACTTCGCCTGGCGCGCCGCGCCCCTGGGCGAGGCGGGGGCCGGGGACGTGACCGAGGCGTTCCACAGCTTCAGCCCGCGGATGGTCGAGCGGTACGTGCCGGACGCCTGGCGGACCGCCCCGCCCGCGGAGGTCCTCGCGGCCCGGCTGCGCGCCGTGGATCAGGTCTACCGCGCGGTGCTGGGCGAGGGGGCGGGGTCGCACGCACTGGCCGAGGCCGCCGCCCTGGCCCGTCGCGCCGCCGCCGGCGCCGACACCGCCGGACGCCCCCTCGCCGCGCCGAACGCCGCCCTCCCCTGGCCCGAGGAGCCGCATCTGGTGCTCTGGCAGGCCGCGACCGTCCTGCGCGAGCACCGGGGTGACGGCCATGTCACCGCACTGCGGGAGGCGGGGCTCGACCCCGTCGAATCGCTCGTCTCCTTCGCGTCCGTGGGAGCGGCCCCGGCGGAGACCTTCGCGAGCCGCGGCTGGACCGACGCCGAATGGAGCGCGGCGGCCGAACGGCTCGTCGTGCGCGGGCTGATGGACGCCGACGGGGCGGCGACCGACGCCGGCCGCGCGCTGCGGTCCCGGATCGAGCAGCGCACCGACGCCTCGGCGGCCGCGCCCTGGGCCGTGCTCGGCCCGGACGGCACGGCACGGCTGGCCGAACTCCTCGGTGACCCCTGGGTCGCGGTGCTGGGCACCGGTCTGCTGCCCGCGACCAACACCCTGGGCATCGGCCGGATCTGA
- a CDS encoding aldo/keto reductase, translating into MRTRSGGRAGVPLTRLLLGAAGIGNLYAPVTDEQAAATVDAAWDAGVRAFDTAPHYGLGLSERRLGAALRHRPRDTYTLSTKVGRLLVPTPGATGDDLANGFAVPATHRRVFDFGADGVRRSIEASLRRLGTDHIDIVHLHDPDDHVEQALTEAYPALERLRGEGVVRAIGVGMNQSAVPARFVRETDVDVVLVAGRYTLLDQTAHTDLLPEAHRRGVPVVLGGVFNSGLLAAPTPRSTYDYTPVPPPLLRRALRMQEVCARHGVPLRAAAVRFALAHPAVAGALIGARDAAEITDAADRLAAPLPGELWRDLRSEGLLPGDVPVPAEADR; encoded by the coding sequence GTGCGCACCCGCAGCGGCGGCCGCGCCGGCGTGCCCCTCACCCGCCTGCTGCTGGGCGCCGCCGGCATCGGCAACCTCTACGCACCGGTCACCGACGAACAGGCGGCGGCCACGGTGGACGCCGCCTGGGACGCCGGCGTCCGCGCCTTCGACACCGCGCCCCACTACGGACTCGGCCTCTCCGAACGGCGCCTGGGCGCCGCGCTCCGGCACCGCCCGCGCGACACGTACACCCTCTCCACCAAGGTCGGCCGGCTGCTCGTCCCCACCCCCGGCGCCACCGGCGACGACCTCGCCAACGGCTTCGCCGTGCCCGCCACCCACCGCCGGGTCTTCGACTTCGGCGCCGACGGCGTCCGGCGGAGCATCGAGGCGAGCCTGCGGCGGCTGGGCACCGACCACATCGACATCGTCCACCTCCACGACCCCGACGACCATGTGGAACAGGCCCTCACCGAGGCGTACCCGGCCCTCGAACGCCTCCGCGGCGAGGGCGTGGTCCGGGCCATCGGGGTCGGGATGAACCAGAGCGCCGTGCCCGCCCGCTTCGTCCGCGAGACGGACGTCGACGTCGTCCTCGTCGCCGGCCGCTACACCCTCCTCGACCAGACCGCGCACACCGACCTGCTGCCCGAGGCCCACCGGCGCGGCGTCCCGGTCGTGCTCGGCGGCGTCTTCAACTCGGGCCTGCTGGCCGCCCCCACACCCCGCTCCACCTACGACTACACGCCCGTCCCCCCGCCACTGCTGCGGCGCGCCCTGCGGATGCAGGAGGTCTGCGCCCGGCACGGTGTGCCGCTGCGCGCCGCCGCCGTGCGCTTCGCGCTGGCGCACCCGGCCGTCGCCGGCGCGCTGATCGGGGCGCGCGACGCCGCCGAGATCACCGACGCGGCCGACCGGCTGGCCGCGCCCCTGCCGGGGGAGCTGTGGCGGGACCTCCGGTCCGAGGGACTCCTCCCCGGCGACGTCCCGGTGCCCGCGGAGGCCGACCGGTGA
- a CDS encoding enolase C-terminal domain-like protein, whose protein sequence is METYDIRFPTSRELDGSDAMNPDPDYSAAYLVLRTDAGDGVEGHGFAFTIGRGNDVQVAALDALRSHVTGRPVAELCADPGSLSRDLNGDSQLRWLGPEKGVMHMATGAVVNAVWDLAAKRARKPLWRLLADAEPEWLVSQVDFRYIADALTPQEALDLLRRGREGREARAADLVRRGYPAYTTSPGWLGYSDARLTRLAEEAVAQGFTQIKLKVGADLEDDVRRCRAARAAIGPGVRLAVDANQRWNVDEAIAWTKALAAFDPYWIEEPTSPDDILGHAAIRSAVAPVKVATGEHAQNRVVFKQLLQAGAIDVLQLDAARVGGVNENLAILLLAAKFGVPVCPHAGGVGLCELVQHLAMFDYVALSGTTEDRVIEYVDHLHEHFVHPVHVTGGRYRAPSAPGFSSAMHPASIATYTYPDGTFWAADLISGGETA, encoded by the coding sequence ATGGAGACCTACGACATCCGCTTCCCGACCTCGCGCGAGCTCGACGGGTCGGACGCGATGAACCCGGACCCCGACTACTCCGCCGCCTATCTCGTTCTGCGCACCGACGCCGGCGACGGTGTGGAGGGGCACGGCTTCGCCTTCACCATCGGACGCGGCAACGACGTCCAGGTCGCCGCCCTCGACGCGCTCCGGTCGCATGTCACCGGCCGCCCGGTCGCCGAGCTGTGCGCCGACCCCGGATCGCTCAGCCGGGACCTGAACGGCGACAGCCAACTGCGCTGGCTCGGCCCCGAGAAGGGCGTGATGCACATGGCGACCGGCGCCGTCGTCAACGCCGTCTGGGACCTCGCGGCCAAGCGCGCCCGCAAGCCCCTGTGGCGGCTGCTGGCCGACGCCGAGCCCGAATGGCTCGTCTCCCAGGTCGACTTCCGCTACATCGCCGACGCGCTCACCCCGCAGGAGGCCCTGGACCTGCTGCGCCGCGGCCGGGAGGGCCGCGAGGCCCGCGCGGCCGACCTCGTGCGCCGCGGCTACCCCGCGTACACCACGTCGCCCGGCTGGCTCGGCTACTCGGACGCCCGGCTGACCCGCCTCGCCGAGGAGGCCGTCGCCCAGGGGTTCACCCAGATCAAGCTGAAGGTCGGGGCCGATCTGGAGGACGACGTCCGCCGCTGCCGGGCCGCCCGCGCCGCGATCGGCCCCGGCGTCCGGCTGGCCGTCGACGCCAACCAGCGCTGGAACGTCGACGAGGCCATCGCCTGGACCAAGGCCCTCGCCGCCTTCGACCCGTACTGGATCGAGGAGCCCACCAGCCCCGACGACATCCTCGGCCACGCCGCCATCCGCAGCGCGGTCGCCCCGGTGAAGGTGGCCACCGGCGAGCACGCGCAGAACCGCGTCGTCTTCAAACAGCTCCTCCAGGCCGGGGCGATCGACGTCCTCCAGCTCGACGCCGCCCGCGTCGGCGGGGTCAACGAGAACCTCGCCATCCTGCTGCTGGCCGCCAAGTTCGGCGTCCCGGTCTGCCCCCACGCCGGGGGAGTGGGACTGTGCGAACTCGTCCAGCACCTGGCGATGTTCGACTACGTCGCCCTGTCCGGGACCACCGAGGACCGCGTCATCGAATACGTGGACCACCTCCACGAGCACTTCGTGCACCCCGTGCACGTGACCGGCGGGCGCTACCGGGCGCCCTCGGCCCCCGGCTTCTCCAGCGCCATGCACCCGGCGTCGATCGCGACCTACACCTATCCGGACGGCACCTTCTGGGCGGCCGACCTCATCAGCGGGGGAGAGACGGCATGA
- a CDS encoding SDR family NAD(P)-dependent oxidoreductase has protein sequence MSGGLDGLRALVTGGASGIGRATARLLREHGAEVAVLDLSPSDLPAGVHGFTADVGDREGVTGAVTAAATALGGLDILVNNAGIGAAGTVEDNDDDEWRRVLDVNVLGIVRTTRAALPHLRASAHASVVNTCSIAATAGLPQRALYSASKGAVLALTLAMAADHVHEGVRVNCVNPGTVDTPWVARLLDAADDPAAEHAALSARQPIGRLVTADEVAAAIVHLAGPQSSAVTGTALPVDGGMASLRLRPRAR, from the coding sequence ATGAGCGGCGGACTCGACGGACTGCGGGCCCTGGTCACCGGCGGCGCGTCCGGCATCGGGCGTGCCACCGCCCGACTCCTGCGCGAACACGGCGCCGAAGTCGCCGTGCTCGACCTGAGCCCGTCCGACCTCCCCGCGGGCGTGCACGGCTTCACCGCCGACGTCGGCGACCGCGAAGGCGTCACCGGCGCCGTGACGGCGGCCGCCACCGCGCTCGGCGGGCTGGACATCCTCGTCAACAACGCCGGGATCGGCGCCGCCGGCACCGTCGAGGACAACGACGACGACGAATGGCGGCGGGTCCTGGACGTCAACGTCCTCGGCATCGTCCGCACCACCCGCGCCGCCCTGCCGCACCTGCGCGCCTCCGCCCACGCCTCCGTCGTCAACACCTGCTCCATCGCCGCCACCGCCGGACTGCCGCAGCGCGCCCTCTACTCGGCGTCCAAGGGAGCCGTCCTCGCCCTCACCCTCGCCATGGCCGCCGACCACGTCCACGAGGGCGTCCGGGTCAACTGCGTCAACCCCGGCACCGTGGACACCCCGTGGGTCGCCCGGCTCCTCGACGCCGCCGACGACCCCGCAGCCGAACACGCCGCGCTCAGCGCACGGCAGCCCATCGGCCGCCTGGTCACCGCCGACGAGGTCGCCGCCGCCATCGTGCACCTCGCCGGACCGCAGTCGTCCGCCGTCACCGGCACCGCGCTCCCCGTCGACGGCGGGATGGCCTCCCTGCGGCTGCGCCCCCGGGCACGGTGA
- a CDS encoding class I SAM-dependent methyltransferase, translated as MAVETSSADRERPPGGEGHYGERIFRPGDSGEADRIDHGALAYDAITLARLRRLGAGPGWRCLDVGAGTGSVARALLRDAGVAEVVAVDRDTRFLAEDPPEGLTPLEADVLADGFDPGRFDLVHARFVLMHLPDPARMTARLAGLLAPGGVLVVGDAVDLTTGAAPDGPVTAAVRAMWRGLRDTIGTNVSWVPDCPRLLTEAGLESVAAEIHVPPLEAGSPISRFWADTWERSRDAMTATGLVDDEGLDEALRSLGAAEFAGFSPGMLTAWGRAPAPAN; from the coding sequence ATGGCAGTGGAGACCTCTTCGGCGGACCGTGAACGGCCGCCCGGCGGCGAGGGGCACTACGGCGAACGGATCTTCCGCCCCGGGGACAGCGGCGAGGCGGACCGCATCGATCACGGCGCCCTCGCCTACGACGCGATCACCCTGGCCAGGCTGCGGCGGCTGGGGGCGGGCCCCGGGTGGCGGTGCCTCGACGTGGGCGCCGGCACCGGCAGCGTGGCCCGGGCGCTGCTGCGGGACGCGGGCGTCGCGGAGGTGGTGGCGGTCGACCGGGACACCCGCTTCCTGGCGGAGGATCCGCCGGAGGGCCTGACCCCGCTGGAGGCCGACGTCCTCGCCGACGGCTTCGACCCGGGACGGTTCGACCTGGTGCACGCGCGGTTCGTCCTCATGCACCTGCCGGACCCCGCACGGATGACGGCACGCCTGGCGGGCCTCCTGGCGCCGGGCGGGGTCCTGGTGGTCGGCGACGCGGTCGACCTCACGACCGGAGCCGCGCCCGACGGGCCCGTGACCGCCGCGGTGCGCGCGATGTGGCGGGGCCTGCGGGACACCATCGGCACCAACGTGTCCTGGGTGCCGGACTGCCCGCGCCTGCTGACCGAGGCCGGGCTGGAGTCCGTCGCCGCGGAGATCCATGTCCCGCCCCTGGAGGCCGGCAGCCCGATCAGCCGGTTCTGGGCGGACACCTGGGAGCGGTCGAGGGACGCCATGACGGCCACCGGCCTGGTGGACGACGAGGGCCTGGACGAGGCCCTCCGCAGCCTCGGAGCCGCTGAGTTCGCCGGCTTCTCCCCCGGGATGCTCACCGCCTGGGGGCGGGCGCCGGCGCCCGCGAACTGA
- a CDS encoding amidohydrolase family protein: protein MPDTPPAPRVVDAHHHLWDRSAFDLPWLDDPALEPIRRDFLPADLARATAGTPVDATVLVQTVCDTRETLAFLATAGASPLIAGVVGWTDLTAPGVADDLAALRAAPGGDRLVGIRHQVQEEPDPGWLLRPDVGRGLTALGAAGLVYDLVVRPHQLPAARAAAARHPGVRFVLDHAGKPPVATGRLTPWAGELRAFAALPNTTCKLSGLVSEADRDAWTVAGLAPYADTVLDAFGPGRVMFGSDWPVCLPAAGYTEVLDTARALTARLDPGEREAFLAATATRVYGLRPVGP from the coding sequence CTGCCAGACACCCCGCCCGCCCCGCGGGTCGTCGACGCCCACCACCATCTGTGGGACCGCTCCGCGTTCGACCTGCCCTGGCTGGACGATCCCGCCCTTGAGCCGATCCGCCGCGACTTCCTCCCGGCCGACCTGGCACGGGCCACGGCCGGGACGCCGGTCGACGCCACGGTCCTCGTCCAGACCGTCTGCGACACCCGGGAGACGCTCGCGTTCCTCGCCACGGCCGGTGCGAGCCCCCTGATCGCGGGCGTCGTCGGCTGGACGGACCTCACCGCCCCCGGCGTCGCCGACGACCTCGCCGCGCTGCGGGCCGCTCCCGGCGGGGACCGCCTCGTGGGCATCCGCCACCAGGTGCAGGAGGAACCCGACCCCGGCTGGCTGCTGCGCCCGGACGTCGGCCGGGGGCTCACGGCGCTCGGTGCGGCGGGCCTCGTCTACGACCTGGTCGTGCGCCCGCACCAGCTCCCCGCCGCCCGCGCGGCCGCCGCCCGCCACCCCGGCGTCCGCTTCGTCCTCGACCACGCGGGCAAACCACCCGTCGCCACGGGCCGGTTGACGCCGTGGGCGGGCGAACTCCGCGCGTTCGCCGCCCTCCCCAACACCACCTGCAAGCTCTCCGGTCTCGTCAGCGAGGCCGACCGGGACGCCTGGACCGTCGCCGGTCTGGCGCCGTACGCCGACACCGTCCTCGACGCCTTCGGCCCCGGACGGGTGATGTTCGGCTCCGACTGGCCCGTGTGCCTGCCGGCCGCCGGATACACGGAGGTCCTGGACACCGCCCGCGCGCTCACCGCCCGGCTGGACCCCGGGGAGCGGGAGGCGTTCCTCGCCGCCACGGCGACCCGCGTCTACGGTCTGCGACCCGTCGGCCCCTGA